The following are from one region of the Arachis duranensis cultivar V14167 chromosome 10, aradu.V14167.gnm2.J7QH, whole genome shotgun sequence genome:
- the LOC127742852 gene encoding uncharacterized protein LOC127742852 has protein sequence MSEQQLDLMILKLQKESLPLRLRDEKSATSPTTSSIAMSGSGSVFSSSGCEMSLVLPLGAFVPESWVPLVLSLGTAYDLCGSAAAYLQIDRAFKNARGNLKLRAPSIQKDIVRAVASEMKKVIVNDLGDELFAVLVDEARDISIKEQMSVCLRYVNKEGQVREHFLDLVHVSNTNALSLKLALESLLETYNLSLSRVRDQGYDGASNMQGEFNGLKTLILKENAYAFYVHCFAHQLQLALVTVIRKQVEIALLFNLLTNLCNIVGTLCKQRDMLRDSQMTKTTEALQCGEVVSGCGLNQEIALKKARDTRWGSHYGTILRLISLFPSVVNVLEYVEKNGNN, from the exons ATGTCAGAGCAGCAACTGGATCTCATGATACTGAAGCTCCAAAAAGAATCTTTGCCACTTCGGCTCCGTGATGAAAAATCTGCTACATCGCCGACCACCTCCTCTATTGCAA TGTCTGGATCTGGTTCTGTCTTCAGCAGTTCAGGGTGCGAGATGTCGCTGGTTCTACCGCTGGGTGCCTTCGTGCCTGAGTCCTGGGTGCCGTTGGTTCTGTCGTTGGGTACTGCTTATGATTTGTGTGGTTCTGCCGCTGCATACCTGC AGATTGATCGTGCTTTCAAAAATGCTCGTGGGAATCTTAAACTAAGAGCTCCCTCAATTCAAAAAGATATTGTAAGAGCTGTTGCAAGTGAAATGAAAAAAGTTATTGTTAATGATCTTGGGGATGAATTGTTTGCTGTTTTGGTTGATGAAGCCCGCGACATTTCTATTAAGGAGCAAATGTCAGTTTGTTTAAGGTATGTGAATAAAGAAGGGCAAGTTAGGGAGCATTTTCTTGATCTTGTTCATGTTTCTAATACTAATGCTTTATCTCTAAAATTAGCATTGGAGTCATTATTAGAAACATATAATTTAAGTTTATCAAGAGTACGTGACCAAGGATATGATGGTGCAAGTAACATGCAAGGAGAATTTAATGGTTTGAAAACTTTGATATTGAAAGAAAATGCTTATGCTTTCTATGTACATTGCTTTGCTCACCAACTTCAGTTAGCTCTTGTAACGGTTATAAGAAAACAAGTTGAAATTGCTttgctttttaatttgttaaccAATTTGTGCAATATTGTTGGAACTTTGTGTAAACAAAGGGATATGCTTCGTGATAGTCAGATGACTAAGACAACTGAAGCATTACAATGTGGAGAAGTTGTTAGTGGATGTGGTTTGAATCAAGAAATAGCTTTGAAAAAAGCTAGAGATACTAGATGGGGTTCACACTATGGAACTATACTTagattaatttctttgtttccttCCGTGGTCAATGTTCTTGAATATGTTGAGAAAAATGGAAATAATTAA
- the LOC107469303 gene encoding alpha-soluble NSF attachment protein 2 gives MADQLSKAEEYEKKAEKKLNGWGLFGSKYEDAADLFDKAANSFKLAKSWDKAGATYLRLASCHLKLESKHEAAQAYVDAAHCYKKTNINEAVNCLDHAVNLFCDIGRLSMAARYLKEIAELYESQQNIEQAVVYYEKSADFFQNEEVTTSANQCKQKVAQYAAQLEQYQKSIDIYEAIARQSLNNNLLKYGVKGHLLNAGICELCKGDLVAINNALERYQELDPTFSGTREYRFLTDLAALSLHLYFSAIEEEDVGHFTTIVKEFDSMTPLDSWKTTLLLRVKEKLKAKELEEDDLT, from the exons ATGGCGGATCAATTATCGAAGGCAGAAGAATACGAGAAGAAAGCAGAGAAGAAGCTGAATGGTTGGGGCTTGTTTGGCTCCAAATATGAGGATGCTGCTGATCTCTTCGATAAAGCTGCCAATTCCTTCAAGCTCGCTAAATCAT GGGACAAAGCGGGAGCAACATACCTCAGGTTGGCAAGTTGCCATTTGAAG ttggaaagtaaacatgaAGCTGCCCAAGCCTATGTCGATGCTGCTCATTGCTATAAAAAGACTAATATAAATG AGGCTGTAAATTGCCTGGACCATGCTGTGAATCTATTCTGTGATATTGGAAGACTCTCCATGGCTGCTAGATATTTGAAG GAAATTGCTGAATTGTACGAGTCTCAACAGAATATTGAGCAGGCTGTTGTTTACTATGAAAAATCAGCTGATTTTTTCCAAAATGAAGAAGTTACAACTAGTGCAAACCAGTGCAAGCAAAAGGTTGCTCAATATGCTGCCCAGCTAGAACA ATATCAAAAATCAATTGACATTTATGAAGCCATAGCTCGCCAGTCTCTCAACAATAACTTGCTGAAGTATGGAGTTAAAGGACATCTTCTTAATGCTGGTATTTGCGAACTCTGTAAAGGGGATCTCGTTGCTATAAACAATGCACTAGAGAGATATCAG GAGCTGGATCCAACATTTTCAGGAACACGAGAAtatagatttttgacgg ATTTGGCTGCTTTGTCATTACACTTATATTTTTCtgcaattgaagaagaagatgttgGACATTTTACTACCATTGTCAAGGAATTTGATAGCATGACCCCTCTG GATTCTTGGAAGACAACACTTCTTTTGAGGGTAAAGGAAAAGCTGAAGGCCAAAGAACTTGAGGAGGACGATCTTACTTAA
- the LOC107469306 gene encoding solanesyl diphosphate synthase 3, chloroplastic/mitochondrial: MSFYRGLSRISRNLRGGGSFNGSRFHSLQFLASHKHHSSMGSTEKVRSFVFTKGLPALHSSRYKIHQQSHSISEDELDPFSMVADELSLVANNLRAMVVAEVPKLASSAEYFFRMGVEGKRFRPTVLLLMSTALNLSTPKPPHHFDQGGSVATDLRTRQQCIAEITEMIHVASLLHDDVLDDADTRRGIGSLNFVMGNKLAVLAGDFLLSRACVALASLQNTEVVSLLAKVVEHLVTGETMQMSTTADQRCSMEYYMQKTYYKTASLISNSCKAIAILAGQTAEVAMLAFDYGKNLGLAFQLIDDVLDFTGTSASLGKGSLSDIRHGIVTAPILFAMEEFPQLRAIVDKGFDNPDNVDIALEYLGKSRGIQRTKDLAIMHANLAAAAIDSLPDSDDEEVKKSRRALVHLTQRVITRTK, encoded by the exons ATGTCGTTTTATCGCGGACTGTCACGGATTTCGAGAAATCTCAGAGGCGGCGGTAGCTTCAATGGAAGTCGGTTCCATAGTCTCCAATTTCTTGCTTCTCACAAACACCACTCGTCTATGGGCTCTACTGAAAAG GTCAGAAGTTTTGTTTTTACAAAGGGTCTGCCAGCATTGCATAGTAGCAGATATAAAATCCATCAACAAAGCCACTCCATTTCTGAG GATGAACTTGATCCATTTTCCATGGTTGCTGATGAACTCTCACttgttgctaacaacttgcGAGCGATGGTAGTTGCTGAG GTTCCTAAGCTTGCCTCAAGTGCTGAATACTTCTTCAGAATGGGGGTGGAAGGAAAAAGATTTCGTCCAACT GTTTTATTGTTAATGTCAACAGCATTAAATCTATCAACACCCAAGCCACCTCATCATTTCGACCAAGGAGGCAGTGTTGCGACAGATCTACGCACAAGACAGCAATGCATAGCTGAAATAACAGAGATGATCCAT GTGGCTAGTCTTCTTCATGATGATGTTCTGGATGATGCAGACACCAGGCGTGGTATTGGTTCATTAAATTTTGTAATGGGCAATAAG TTGGCAGTGTTGGCTGGGGATTTTTTGCTTTCTAGGGCTTGTGTTGCTTTGGCTTCTCTGCAAAACACAGAG GTTGTATCTTTGTTGGCAAAAGTTGTAGAACATCTTGTAACAGGAGAGACCATGCAAATGAGTACGACAGCAGATCAGCGGTGTAG tatggaatattatatgCAGAAGACATATTACAAGACAGCATCATTGATTTCAAATAGTTGCAAGGCAATAGCCATCCTAGCTGGCCAAACAGCAGAAGTTGCAATGCTTGCTTTTGACTATGGAAAAAATCTG GGATTGGCGTTTCAGTTGATAGATGATGTGCTTGATTTCACAGGCACATCGGCTTCCCTTGGAAAGGGTTCTTTGTCAGACATTCGCCAT GGAATTGTAACTGCTCCAATATTGTTTGCAATGGAGGAGTTCCCTCAGCTGCGTGCAATTGTTGATAAGGGCTTTGACAACCCTGACAATGTTGATATT GCTCTTGAATACCTTGGAAAGAGCAGAGGTATACAAAGGACAAAAGACCTGGCCATAATGCATGCTAACCTTGCAGCAGCAGCAATTGATTCCTTACCAGACAGTGATGATGAGGAAGTGAAAAAATCAAGGAGAGCCCTTGTACATCTTACTCAGAGAGTCATTACAAGAACCAAATAA
- the LOC107469300 gene encoding uncharacterized protein LOC107469300: MEVVLGPGDQARAAGAEGAASVASLRGRRRSPQRHTRTRPFGGTGGDSAIIMQELRHRVQNLERQLADREREGRSTDPSYTPSPGSEEEDSHRSRPRRTSASRTEAESTREESPIMRRRNDTIIYSRGRTTRRAARGREDGEGRYERTRQPVIMGVTPFHRSILEVRLPKHFDKPTDMRYDGTQDPLEHLTAFEARMNLEGVGDEVRCRAFLVTLAGPAIRWFNGLPQGSIYSFSDISRAFLAQFTTRIAKAKHPINLLGITQRQGEPTRRYLDRFNDECLEIDGLTDSVASLCLTNGLLNENFRKHLTTKPVWTMHEIQTVAKKYINDEEVSRVVAANKRQPGYGQARQQGNEERAKEKVREEATNKAPRPFPRVGKFTNYTPLALPIVEVYQQIAEKGILPKPRPLKDRTGGNKNLYCDYHKGYGHQTQDCFDLKDALEQAIREGKLAAFSHLIREPRRRYRDQNEEGKTPPAKRRQEPEDRDHGLTVINVVTAKNGAPKSRSAHKKDAKVLTISTPPMQSSKKPPSISFGPEDQWFSDAPENPPMVITARVGTGLVKRILVDTGADSNIMFRNVFDALGLKDADLTTHQHGVIGLGDHFIKPDGVISLPISVGQIQGRRSAMAEFVILRDSTAYNIILGRKTINDFEAIINTKLLVMKFVTDDGSIGTIKGDLETAVACDNASLSLRKKSKEASGVFLADLDARVEDKPRPEPEGDLEKFRIGDEEEKFTFVNKNLPHELKEPLIEMIRANRDLFAWTPADMPGIDPKIISHHLAVKAEARPVAQRRRKMSAERAEEVAKQTASLLEAGFIREVDYSTWLSNVVLVRKHNGRWRMCVDYSDLNKACPKDCFPLPNIDALVDAAAGYRYLSFMDAYSGYNQIPMHRPDEDKTAFITPRGTFCYKVMPFGLKNAGATYQKLMNRIFHDLIGKTVEVYVDDILAKTTRPDDLLNDLASVFASLRQHGMRLNPLKCAFAMEAGKFLGFMITQRGVEANPEKCQAILQMKSPGCIKDVQRLAGRLTSLSRFLGASATKALPFFNLMKKGMAFEWTPACEEAFQHFKEILAAPSVLGKPKDGEPLYLYLAITSEALAAVLVREDGKAQQPVYFISRALQGAELRYSKLEKLALALLTSSRRLKQYFQSHQVVVRTDQGIRQVLQKPDLAGRMMTWSIELSQYDIRYEPRQAIKAQAMADFLVEVTGDPSEEVGTRWKLHVDGASNQTFGGAGIILESPIGVVYEQSVRFEFPISNNQAEYEALIGGLILAAEVGARRLEICSDSQVVTSQVNGSYQAKDPLLQKYLEKVKSLSQKFEEVTVHHVPRERNTRADLLSKLASTKPREGNRSLIQSMAREPAITLHMTTLDLSWLDPITNFLEHGKLPSDEKDAAKLRREAAKYAVIQGQLFRKGLNQPLLKCLRPDQTDYVLREVHEGCCGHHIGGKALARKLIRAGYYWPSMMTDSKEYVKKCVKCQQNANFSRASASELSLLTTSRPFSQWGVDLLGPFPVGPGQVKYLIVAIDYFTKWIEAKPLASISSSNCRKFMWRQVITRFGIPEVVISDNGTQFTDKKFTEFLNGLGIRQRFSSVEHPQTNGQVESANKVILSGLKKRLDNKKGAWADELAAVLWSYRTTEQSSTKETPFRLTYGVDAVIPVEIGESSPRLLLKGVEEAIEKDLIDETREMAHLTETALKQRMALRYNTKVIKREFEPNDLVLRRNDIGLPTPGEGKLAANWEGPYRIKKVLGKGAFKLERLDGKEVPRTWNADNLRRFYS; this comes from the coding sequence ATGGAAGTCGTGCTGGGTCCCGGCGACCAAGCCCGAGCAGCCGGAGCGGAGGGGGCAGCCTCCGTCGCCTCACTAAGGGGACGGCGGAGGTCCCCCCAACGACACACGAGAACACGACCGTTTGGGGGAACGGGCGGCGACAGCGCCAtaataatgcaggagctacgCCACAGAGTCCAGAACCTAGAACGACAGCTAGCCGACCGGGAGCGGGAGGGACGGTCTACCGATCCCAGCTATACCCCGTCTCCCGGGAGTGAGGAGGAAGACTCTCACAGAAGCCGCCCGCGGCGTACATCTGCATCCCGGACGGAAGCGGAGAGCACGCGGGAGGAGTCACCCATAATGAGAAGGCGAAATGACACGATCATCTACTCCCGCGGCAGAACAACCCGCCGAGCGGCGAGAGGTCGCGAGGACGGGGAAGGGAGATATGAGAGAACACGACAACCTGTAATAATGGGCGTCACCCCGTTCCACCGATCTATCCTCGAGGTCCGGTTGCCGAAACACttcgacaaaccaacggacatgaggtatgaCGGAACTCAAGACCCCCTAGAACACCTCACGGCCTTCGAGGCCAGGATGAATCTAGAGGGAGTGGGGGACGAAGTAAGATGCCGCGCCTTCCTGGTGACCCTAGCAGGGCCAGCGATCAGATGGTTTAACGGCCTCCCTCAAGGCTCCATCTACAGTTTCTCGGACATCAGCCGTGCATTCCTGGCCCAATTTACAACGCGGATAGCAAAGGCCAAGCACCCTATCAACCTTTTAGGGATAACCCAGAGACAAGGAGAGCCGACCAGGAGGTACTTAGATCGGTTCAACGACGAATGCTTGGAAATCGACGGCTTAACCGACTCCGTGGCCAGTCTCTGCCTGACAAACGGCCTCCTCAACGAGAACTTCCGAAAACACCTTACCACGAAACCGGTTTGGACAATGCATGAAATCCAGACGGTGGCCAAGAAGTACATAAACGACGAAGAAGTCAGCCGAGTCGTGGCTGCCAATAAGCGGCAGCCCGGTTACGGTCAGGCTCGGCAACAAGGTAACGAGGaaagagcaaaagaaaaagttagGGAGGAGGCAACAAACAAGGCACCTAGACCGTTCCCTCGAGTCGGGAAATTTACAAACTACACTCCACTCGCCCTCCCCATCGTGGAAGTCTATCAGCAAATAGCTGAGAAGGGGATTCTTCCGAAGCCCCGACCACTTAAGGACCGAACGGGAGGAAACAAGAACCTTTATTGTGATTATCATAAGGGTTATGGCCATCAAACGCAAGACTGTTTCGACCTGAAGGATGCACTAGAACAAGCgataagggaaggaaagctggcagcttTCTCCCACCTCATCAGGGAACCGAGAAGACGTTATCGCGATCAAAACGAGGAAGGCAAAACCCCACCGGCCAAGCGGCGACAAGAACCCGAAGACAGAGACCACGGCCTCACTGTGATAAACGTGGTAACGGCAAAAAACGGCGCGCCAAAATCCCGATCGGCACACAAGAAAGACGCTAAGGTTCTGACGATCTCAACCCCGCCGATGCAAAGCTCTAAAAAACCTCCATCCATTTCTTTCGGCCCAGAAGACCAATGGTTCAGCGACGCCCCGGAAAACCCCCCCATGGTCATAACGGCCAGAGTGGGAACCGGCCTCGTCAAACGGATCCTTGTCGACACAGGAGCCGATTCAAATATCATGTTCCGCAACGTGTTCGACGCACTAGGGCTAAAGGATGCCGACCTGACAACTCACCAGCACGGGGTTATCGGGTTAGGCGACCACTTCATCAAACCGGACGGAGTCATATCCCTACCAATCTCGGTAGGGCAAATCCAAGGTCGAAGATCGGCGATGGCCGAGTTCGTAATCCTCCGAGACTCTACAGCCTACAACATCATCTTGGGAAGAAAAACAATCAATGATTTTGAAGCCATAATCAACACCAAGCTGCTAGTTATGAAGTTCGTTACCGATGACGGATCCATAGGCACCATAAAGGGAGACCTCGAGACGGCGGTCGCTTGTGACAACGCCAGCCTTTCCCTTAGAAAGAAGTCCAAGGAAGCATCCGGCGTGTTCCTAGCCGACCTTGATGCCAGAGTAGAGGACAAGCCGAGGCCAGAACCAGAAGGGGACCTGGAGAAGTTTAGAATCGGTGACGAAGAGGAAAAGTTCACATTCGTTAACAAGAACCTCCCACACGAGCTGAAGGAACCTTTGATTGAAATGATAAGGGCCAACAGGGACTTGTTCGCCTGGACACCagccgacatgccgggcatagatccAAAAATCATCTCACATCATCTAGCCGTCAAGGCGGAAGCACGCCCAGTGGCTCAACGAAGGAGAAAGATGTCGGCGGAGAGAGCAGAGGAGGTAGCTAAGCAAACGGCCAGCCTCCTAGAAGCAGGCTTCATACGGGAAGTGGACTACTCGACATGGCTCTCGAATGTGGTATTGGTGAGAAAACACAATGGCAGGTGGAGAATGTGCGTGGACTACTCTGACCTTAACAAAGCATGCCCCAAAGATTGCTTCCCCCTCCCCAACATAGATGCACTCGTCGACGCCGCGGCGGGATACCGGTATTTGagtttcatggacgcctactccggttacaatcagataccgatgcaccgtCCCGACGAAGACAAGACGGCGTTCATAACGCCAAGAGGAACTTTCTGCTATAAGGTAATGCCATTCGGCTTAAAAAATGCGGGGGCAACATATCAAAAGCTGATGAACAGGATATTCCACGACCTCATAGGGAAAACAGTTGAAGTTTACGTGGACGACATCCTGGCAAAAACAACACGACCTGACGACCTTTTGAACGACCTGGCAAGCGTATTCGCGTCCCTCCGTCAACACGGTATGCGGCTGAACCCCCTCAAGTGCGCCTTCGCCATGGAAGCCGGCAAGTTCCTGGGATTTATGATAACTCAGAGAGGGGTAGAAGCTAACCCGGAGAAATGCCAGGCAATACTCCAGATGAAGAGCCCGGGTTGCATCAAGGACGTTCAGAGGTTGGCAGGACGGCTGACCTCATTATCCCGGTTTCTCGGAGCTTCGGCGACAAAGGCCCTACCATTCTTTAACCTCATGAAGAAAGGGATGGCATTTGAGTGGACACCCGCATGTGAAGAAGCCTTTCAGCACTTCAAGGAAATCCTGGCAGCACCTTCCGTTCTCGGGAAGCCAAAGGACGGGGAACCACTATACCTATACCTCGCTATAACAAGCGAAGCCCTGGCCGCAGTTCTGGTACGGGAGGACGGGAAAGCTCAACAGCCAGTCTATTTCATAAGCAGGGCCCTGCAAGGGGCAGAATTAAGATATAGCAAgttggaaaagctagccttggcACTTCTAACTTCCTCGAGAAGGTTAAAACAGTACTTCCAGAGTCACCAAGTTGTCGTCAGAACGGACCAAGGGATCCGGCAAGTTCTCCAAAAACCCGATCTGGCGGGAAGAATGATGACTTGGTCCATCGAACTCTCCCAATACGACATACGGTACGAACCCCGGCAAGCCATCAAGGCGCAGGCCATGGCGGATTTCTTAGTTGAAGTGACGGGAGACCCAAGCGAAGAGGTGGGTacacggtggaagctccatGTGGACGGAGCCTCCAACCAGACCTTCGGAGGTGCCGGGATCATCCTGGAAAGCCCGATTGGGGTTGTATACGAACAGTCGGTCAGATTCGAGTTTCCCATCtcgaacaaccaggcagaatatgaagcccttATAGGAGGCTTAATCCTAGCGGCAGAAGTCGGCGCAAGAAGACTGGAAATATGCAGCGATTCCCAAGTCGTCACTTCCCAAGTAAACGgtagctaccaagccaaagaccccTTGCTacagaagtacttggaaaaGGTTAAGAGCTTGAGCCAAAAGTTCGAAGAGGTCACGGTCCACCACGTACCTAGAGAAAGGAACACACGGGCAGACCTCCTATCAAAGTTGGCCAGCACAAAGCCAAGGGAAGGAAACCGATCCCTCATCCAAAGCATGGCAAGAGAACCGGCAATCACATTGCACATGACAACCCTAGATCTTTCCTGGCTAGACCCCATCACCAACTTCCTAGAACACGGTAAACTCCCTAGTGATGAAAAGGATGCGGCGAAATTGAGGAGGGAAGCAGCCAAATACGCCGTCATCCAAGGACAGCTGTTCAGGAAGGGGCTCAACCAGCCCCTACTGAAGTGCCTACGCCCCGACCAGACGGACTACGTCCTCAGAGAAGTCCATGAGGGCTGCTGTGGGCACCACATCGGAGGTAAGGCCTTAGCGAGGAAACTAATCCGAGCCGGATATTACTGGCCGTCGATGATGACGGATTCCAAGGAGTATGTCAAAAAATGCGTAAAGTGCCAACAGAATGCCAACTTTTCCAGGGCGTCGGCCTCCGAGTTAAGCTTGCTAACGACCTCCCGACCATTTTCTCAATGGGGAGTCGACCTCCTAGGGCCCTTCCCAGTCGGCCCTGGGCAAGTCAAGTACCTCATAGTCGCAATTGACTACTTCACCAAATGGATAGAAGCCAAACCACTAGCTAGCATATCCTCGTCCAATTGCAGGAAATTCATGTGGAGGCAGGTGATAACGCGATTCGGGATACCAGAAGTCGTCATCTCAGACAACGGCACGCAGTTTACTGACAAGAAGTTCACGGAATTTCTCAACGGCCTGGGTATAAGGCAAAGGTTCTCTTCGGTAGAACACCCTCAGACAAACGGACAAGTAGAGTCCGCCAACAAGGTCATCCTTTCGGGGCTAAAAAAGAGGTTGGACAATAAAAAGGGCGCTTGGGCCGACGAACTCGCGGCGGTCCTCTGGTCCTACCGAACAACCGAACAATCCTCCACTAAGGAAACTCCTTTCCGACTAACGTACGGGGTAGACGCAGTAATACCCGTAGAAATCGGTGAGTCGAGCCCACGGCTGCTTTTGAAAGGagtggaggaagccatagaAAAAGACCTGATAGATGAAACCAGGGAAATGGCCCATCTGACAGAAACGGCGCTAAAACAAAGAATGGCTCTGC